The following are from one region of the Nicotiana tomentosiformis chromosome 7, ASM39032v3, whole genome shotgun sequence genome:
- the LOC108947508 gene encoding uncharacterized protein: MEDVVKDPETIEATGSTVDNLDPVQLDDNDHSKKAYVGHKLQEQAKKEPGECLLIYLTVSEVPVSAVLVREDKGLRLALKYRARRVILRCDSQLVINQVTWTFQIKEQRLKKYQAKICKLLLEFDECRFDQIPRAQNNEADELAKLAIVTKRVTGKGNMVALYSSIGQIEEGILPDDKKEAKKLRIQLARSRSILSDTRAGSDHLYMEKHCVPFRPPQRDQLRQRTPTGKKVIEFFERWHIKKILSTPYHPAGNGQAESSNKSIQGIMKKKLENAKGLWPELLPEVLWAYRTIPMMSTGETPYLLVYGTDAVIPVEVGEPSLIYSHKSGPRNDESRMHDLDEADERRDMAYIRMVAQKQQAEHYYNKKAKIKPLKVGDYVLKAKTQASRDPREGKLGTNWDGPYKITATAGKGSFQLETMEGKRLPNNWNVTHLKDFNF; encoded by the exons ATGGAAGACGTCGTCAAAGACCCCGAAACAATAGAAGCCACAGGATCAACTGTAGACAACCTTGACCCTGTCCAACTAGATGACAATGACCACAGCAAAAAAGCTTATGTTGGTCACAAGCTTCAAGAACAAG CCAAAAAAGAACCTGGAGAATGTCTCCTCATCTACCTCACTGTATCTGAAGTACCAGTAAGCgcagtcctggtccgagaagacaAAG GAttaaggctagcactcaagtacAGAGCAAGGCGGGTCATCCTACGTTGTGACTCACAGCTCGTCATCAACCAAGTCACATGGACTTTCCAGATCAAAGAGCAAAGGCTGAAAAAGTACCAAGCCAAAATTTGCAAATTACTGCTCGAGTTTGATGAATGTCGGTTCGACCAAATCCCTCGAGCACAAAATAATGAAGCCGACGAACTTGCCAAATTAGCGATTGTCACCAAAAGGGTAACCGGCAAAGGAAACATGGTCGCCCTCTACTCGTCAATAGGCCAAATTGAG GAAGGCATACTCCCAGATGATAAGAAAGAAGCCAAGAAACTGCGGATTCAATTAGCCAG aagcaggagcattctCTCAGATACGCGAGCGGGAAGTGATCACCTTTATATGGAAAAACATTGTGTGCCGTttcggcctccccaaagagatcagttgcgacaacggaccccaacTGGAAAAAAGGTCATCGAATTTTTCGAGAGGTGGCATATCAAAAAAATACTCTCCACCCCATACCACCCCGCGGGCAACGGTCAAGCGGAATCCTCTAATAAATCAATACAGggcatcatgaagaaaaagcttgaGAACGCCAAGGGACTTTGGCCAGAACTACTACCAGAAGTGTTATGGGCATATCGTACAATACCAATGATGAGTACAGGTGAAACTCCCTACTtgttagtctatgggactgacgcagtaataccagtcgaagttggaGAGCCCAGTTTGATATACTCCCATAAAAGCGGGCCGAGGAACGACGAAAGTAGAATGCATGACCTCGACGAAGCCGACGAACGAAGAGACATGGCCTACATAAGAATGGTAGCCCAAAAACAACAGGCAGAGCACTACTACAACAAAAAGGCCAAGATCAAaccactcaaagtcggggactacgtacttaaagccaaaacacaagcaagtAGAGATCCGCGGGAGGGCAAACTGGGAACAAATTGGGACGGCCCATACAAAATCACAGCCACAGCAGGAAAAGGATCATTTCAattagaaacaatggaaggaaaacggctaccaaacaactggaacgtcACCCACCTAAAGGACTTCAACTTTTAA